In Streptomyces sp. NBC_00344, the genomic window TTCCTCCGGCTCCATGGCCGCCACGGTATACGCGCAACCTCCGCGGGGGGCCTCTCTTGATCCAGCCCGTTTCGGGGACAAGCCTTTACCTCCGGTATGCCGCACCGCTGTTGTCGGTGTGTGAGCGCGTCGCTACCTTCATCTCTGCCACCACTCAACCGGGTGGCATCTCGCGAGGTGTTTTGTCATGTACCTAACACCCCTTGGCATGCGCCTCCGCTCGCCCGTTCTGGGCGAACACATCTCCGATGGAGGGCAGTTCCTTGTACTCGAAGAGATCCTCCGGCCGCTCAGGGCTCACCGGCGGCGCCGGTGCGGTGCTGTTGTCGGCCGCGGCGCTGATAACCGGCGGCCTGATAGCCGTGGCACCGACCGCCACCGCACAGGCCGGACCCGCACAGTCGGGTGGCGCCGCCGTCGAACGGCTCTGCGCGCAGCCCACGACGCCCGGCAGGATGGCCTGCCTCGCGCTCGCCCGTACGGATGTCAGGCAGCACCTCGGCATCACCCCGGACGCCGCCCCTTCGGGATACGGCCCCACTGATCTGCAGAGCGCCTACGCACTGCCGTCGGGCGCCGGTGCAGGTGCGACCGTGGCGATCGTCGACGCCCAGGACGACCCCAAGGCCGAAGCGGACCTCGCCACCTACCGCTCCCAGTACGGACTCCCCGCCTGCACCACCGCGAACGGTTGCTTCAAGAAGGTCGACCAGAACGGCGGCACCAGCTATCCCACGGCGGACTCCGGCTGGGCCGGTGAGATCTCGCTCGACGTCGACATGGTCAGCGCAGTCTGCCCGCAGTGCCACATTCTGCTGGTCGAGGCCGACAGCGCGAGCATGGAGGACCTCGGCGCTGCCGTGAACCGCGCGGTCACCATGGGCGCCAAGTACGTCTCCAACAGCTACGGCGGCGACGAGGACTCCACCGACCCCGCATCGGACGCGAGCTACTTCAACCACCCGGGTGTCGCCATCACCGTCAGCTCCGGCGACAGCGGCTACGGCACCGAGTACCCCGCGGCCTCCCAGTACGTGACCGCGGTGGGCGGCACATCGCTCAGCCGCTCGAGTGGTTCCCGCGGCTGGACCGAGTCGGTCTGGGGCACGAGCTCGGGCGGCGACGGGGCGGGCTCCGGCTGCTCCGCGTACGACGCCAAGCCCTCGTGGCAGCACGACACCGGCTGCTCCAAGCGCACCGTCGCCGATGTCTCCGCGGTCGCCGACCCGGCCACCGGCCTCGCGGTGTACGACAGTTACCAGACCAGCGGCTGGAACGTGTACGGCGGCACCAGCGCCTCCTCACCGATCATCGCCGGTGTGTACGCCCTCGCCGGCACCCCCTCGGCGAACACCGTCCCGGCCTCCTACCCCTATGCCCACACATCGGCGCTCAACGACGTCACATCGGGCGCCAACGGCAACTGCGGCAGCTACCTGTGCAAGGCCGCAGCCGGCTACGACGGCCCGACCGGCCTCGGCACCCCGAACGGTGTGACCGCCTTCGCCCCCGGCACCAGCACCGGAAACACCGTCTCGGTCACCAGCCCCGGTGACCAGAGCACCAAGGTGAACACCGCGGTATCCCTGCAGATCAAGGCTACCGACTCGGACACGTCCAAGTCGCTGGCCTACAGCGCCACCGGCCTCCCCGCCGGTCTGTCCATCAACGCCTCGACCGGGCTGATCTCCGGTACCCCGACAGGCACCGGCACGTCCGCTGTGACCGTCACCGCCAAGGACTCCACCAACGCGTCCGGCAGCACCTCCTTCAACTGGACCGTCTCCACGTCGGGCGGAGGTGGCTGCACCGCCGCTCAGCTGCTCGGCAACCCGGGCTTCGAGACCGGCAGCGCCGCACCCTGGACCACCACATCGGGCGTGGTCGACAACAGCAGCGGCGAGCCGGCGCACTCCG contains:
- a CDS encoding putative Ig domain-containing protein → MEGSSLYSKRSSGRSGLTGGAGAVLLSAAALITGGLIAVAPTATAQAGPAQSGGAAVERLCAQPTTPGRMACLALARTDVRQHLGITPDAAPSGYGPTDLQSAYALPSGAGAGATVAIVDAQDDPKAEADLATYRSQYGLPACTTANGCFKKVDQNGGTSYPTADSGWAGEISLDVDMVSAVCPQCHILLVEADSASMEDLGAAVNRAVTMGAKYVSNSYGGDEDSTDPASDASYFNHPGVAITVSSGDSGYGTEYPAASQYVTAVGGTSLSRSSGSRGWTESVWGTSSGGDGAGSGCSAYDAKPSWQHDTGCSKRTVADVSAVADPATGLAVYDSYQTSGWNVYGGTSASSPIIAGVYALAGTPSANTVPASYPYAHTSALNDVTSGANGNCGSYLCKAAAGYDGPTGLGTPNGVTAFAPGTSTGNTVSVTSPGDQSTKVNTAVSLQIKATDSDTSKSLAYSATGLPAGLSINASTGLISGTPTGTGTSAVTVTAKDSTNASGSTSFNWTVSTSGGGGCTAAQLLGNPGFETGSAAPWTTTSGVVDNSSGEPAHSGSWKAWLNGYGSTHTDTVAQSVTVPAGCHATLSFYLHIDTEETTGSTAYDTLKATAGSTTLASYSNLNKNTGYAQKSFDLSSFAGQTVSIKFTGAEDSSLGTSFVIDDAALNIS